The stretch of DNA TAGATTTTGAAACTGGCAAAGTTTTATATGATAAAAATGCTGATACACTGCTTCCTGTTGCAAGTATGACTAAAATGATGACAGAGTATCTTTTATTAGAAGCAATTCACGATGGAAAACTAGCATGGGATGATGAATATGAAGTAAGTGAGGTAGTTTATCATATATCTCAACAATACCCAGCTTTATCAAATGTTCCACTTAGAAGAGACGGAGTATATAGTGTAAGGGAACTTTATGAAGCGATGGCAATTTATTCAGCAAATGGAGCGACAATTGCATTAGCTGAAATGGTTGCAGGTTCTGAGACGAATTTCGTACGAATGATGAATGAAAAAGCTGGAGAGCTTGGATTAGAAGATTACGAATTCATTAACTCGACAGGTTTAAATAATGAAGATATGGGTGGTTATCATCCAGAAGGAACGGCTCCTGATGCTGAAACAAGATTATCTGCACGTGCTACTGCAAAGTTAGCCTACCATCTAATTCATGATTTCCCGGAAATATTAGAAACTGCAAGTATTCCGAAAAAGGTTTTCAGAGAAGGTACTAGCGACGCTATTGACATGCCTAACTGGAACTGGATGGTTTCAACGGAAAGATACGCATTTAATAAAGATGGCGCTGTAGTTGATGGACTTAAAACTGGAAGTACGTTAAATGCTGGTTATTGTTTTACTGGAACGGTAGAACATAATGGTAAAAGATTAATTACTGTAGTTATGAATGCAACAAAGGATGAGAGTAATACGGAGCAATTACCACCTCAAGCATTCCGTTTTTTAGAAACTGCTAGAATGTTTAGCTATGGTTTAGATAATTTTAATTTAGTTGAGTTGTTCCCTGAAGGATATCAACCGGAAGAAACTACATTACCTGTAATTAAAGGGAAAGATAAAGAAGTTGAGATTGCTACAGTAGAACCATTAAATATGATGGTGAAACGTGGGGAAGAAGAACAATTTGAACCAGTTTTCGTAATAAATGAAGAACTATTAAATGAAAATGGTGAATTAATCGCACCGATAGAAAAAGGAACGAAAATAGGATATTTCACTGTTGAATATACTGGTGGACAAGACTTAGGGTATCTTTATGATGATGGGTCAGTTGGAACAGTAGACGTAGTAACTGTGGCAGATGTACAAAAAGCAAACTGGTTCGTACTTGTTATGAGAGGAATTGGAGGCTTCTTTGGAGATATCTGGTCTAGTGTAGCTAGTACCGTTAAAGGATGGTTCTAAAATCCTCTAGAAAAAGCTATTTAAAGGGAGTAAATACTTCCTTAAATAGCTTTTTTCTATAAAGTGAATGAAACATATTTTAAAAGAGGCGATTAATTACGAACGTTACAAGACGTAATTTTACTTATTGAATGAGTTTGTTTTTATTTATATAGAAATATATTAGGATTTTTATAAAAATTAAGGTAAAATAAAGAACAGAATGAAAACAATTAGGACAACACTGTCCAAATAATATCAATATACATAGAGGGGGATTTTAAAATGAGTCAAAAAGGAACAGAACGTGTAAAACGTGGTATGGCTGAAATGCAAAAAGGCGGCGTTATTATGGACGTTGTTAATGCAGAACAAGCTAAAATTGCAGAAGAAGCTGGTGCTGTAGCTGTAATGGCATTAGAAAGAGTACCTGCAGACATTAGAGCAGCAGGTGGAGTAGCTAGAATGGCAGATCCAACAATTGTTGAGGATGTAATGAATGCTGTTTCTATTCCAGTAATGGCAAAAGCTCGAATTGGTCATATTGTAGAGGCAAAAGTGTTAGAGGCAATGGGTGTTGACTACATCGATGAGAGTGAAGTGTTAACTCCAGCTGACGAAGAATACCATTTAGATAAACGTCCATACACAGTTCCGTTTGTATGTGGTTGCCGTGATTTAGGAGAAGCAGCTCGTCGTATTGGAGAAGGAGCTTCGATGCTTCGTACAAAAGGTGAGCCAGGAACAGGTAATATCGTTGAAGCTGTTCGTCATATTCGTAAAGTAAATGCACAAGTAAGAAAAGTAGTTCATATGAGTGAAGACGAAATTATGACAGAAGCAAAATTATTAGGTGCACCATTTGAATTATTATTAGAAATTAAACGTCTTGGGCGTTTACCGGTAGTTAACTTTGCAGCTGGTGGAGTTGCTACTCCTGCAGATGCTGCATTAATGATGCAATTAGGAGCAGATGGTGTTTTCGTAGGATCTGGAATTTTCAAATCAGACAACCCTGCTA from Sutcliffiella cohnii encodes:
- the pdxS gene encoding pyridoxal 5'-phosphate synthase lyase subunit PdxS — translated: MSQKGTERVKRGMAEMQKGGVIMDVVNAEQAKIAEEAGAVAVMALERVPADIRAAGGVARMADPTIVEDVMNAVSIPVMAKARIGHIVEAKVLEAMGVDYIDESEVLTPADEEYHLDKRPYTVPFVCGCRDLGEAARRIGEGASMLRTKGEPGTGNIVEAVRHIRKVNAQVRKVVHMSEDEIMTEAKLLGAPFELLLEIKRLGRLPVVNFAAGGVATPADAALMMQLGADGVFVGSGIFKSDNPAKFARAIVEATTHYQDYELIAHLSKGLGSAMKGIEISTLLPENRMQDRGW
- a CDS encoding D-alanyl-D-alanine carboxypeptidase family protein — translated: MKKISYLHKLFVSLITIALLTTAVTIPANAEEVDTLNINASAAILIDFETGKVLYDKNADTLLPVASMTKMMTEYLLLEAIHDGKLAWDDEYEVSEVVYHISQQYPALSNVPLRRDGVYSVRELYEAMAIYSANGATIALAEMVAGSETNFVRMMNEKAGELGLEDYEFINSTGLNNEDMGGYHPEGTAPDAETRLSARATAKLAYHLIHDFPEILETASIPKKVFREGTSDAIDMPNWNWMVSTERYAFNKDGAVVDGLKTGSTLNAGYCFTGTVEHNGKRLITVVMNATKDESNTEQLPPQAFRFLETARMFSYGLDNFNLVELFPEGYQPEETTLPVIKGKDKEVEIATVEPLNMMVKRGEEEQFEPVFVINEELLNENGELIAPIEKGTKIGYFTVEYTGGQDLGYLYDDGSVGTVDVVTVADVQKANWFVLVMRGIGGFFGDIWSSVASTVKGWF